One genomic region from Candidatus Poribacteria bacterium encodes:
- a CDS encoding phytanoyl-CoA dioxygenase family protein, whose protein sequence is MEQGQFNLWAKSYINDGYLMLPDLITSEECDTLKAEMLKIFRGGYPCEAIPRMPETASETEVLDRIMCVGEPHVFSPLVRRYVEHPKICEVLRTIVGAHIPFWDGGVKCMQTMMLGKVPGHTGNPWHQDEHPIPTRDRSLLGAWITLDDATIENGCLWVLPNSHRAGVIYDRFPHNKRHEFDSCHEAAGFDDTDEIPIEMSAGSVLFFNGYLLHRSKKNRSDTFRRILVSHYCSTASWLGWKGQRNYRGIITVAGEDPYIDEGHVTPNVWARWE, encoded by the coding sequence ATGGAACAAGGGCAGTTTAATCTTTGGGCGAAATCTTATATCAACGATGGATATTTAATGCTTCCAGACCTTATTACATCGGAAGAATGTGATACCCTGAAAGCAGAGATGCTGAAGATCTTTCGCGGGGGTTACCCGTGTGAGGCGATCCCACGGATGCCCGAAACAGCAAGCGAGACAGAAGTATTAGATAGAATTATGTGTGTCGGCGAACCACACGTCTTTAGTCCCTTGGTTCGGCGTTACGTTGAACATCCGAAAATCTGTGAAGTCCTCCGAACGATTGTCGGGGCACATATTCCATTCTGGGATGGCGGTGTGAAGTGCATGCAGACAATGATGTTGGGTAAAGTCCCCGGACATACCGGTAACCCGTGGCATCAAGACGAACACCCGATTCCGACACGGGACAGGTCGCTGCTCGGTGCTTGGATCACATTAGATGATGCCACGATTGAGAACGGCTGTCTTTGGGTTCTACCGAACAGCCATCGCGCCGGTGTAATCTACGACCGCTTTCCACATAACAAACGCCATGAATTCGACAGCTGCCACGAAGCCGCCGGTTTTGATGATACCGACGAGATTCCGATTGAAATGTCAGCTGGCAGCGTCCTCTTTTTCAACGGCTACCTTTTACACCGCTCGAAAAAGAATCGAAGCGATACATTTCGGCGTATCCTCGTGAGTCACTACTGTTCAACAGCATCGTGGTTGGGCTGGAAGGGGCAGCGAAATTATCGCGGTATTATCACCGTCGCAGGCGAAGACCCATACATCGACGAAGGACATGTTACACCAAACGTCTGGGCACGGTGGGAATAA
- a CDS encoding phytanoyl-CoA dioxygenase family protein, which produces MKLTEHQVNFFNTFGYLAIPGMFSPSEMEWIIEEFEISIQEFGGGKDHNGTSRTMFGGPIEHRPRLCTLLDDERVNGLIGGVLGEDFNYAGGDGNYYTGDTGWHPDGGWGRLFACKVAFYLDPLTKDTGCLRIIPGSQNPAHFVRAGKIDPNQSEALYGIPSRDFPTSIALESTPGDVVIFNHDTYHAAFGGGTRRRMFTMNCTQHCTTEPDLETLHQYLSVHSAGGYKIETGAGMYFPTMVDTADAKRQIHLQQCGDIHDEMFPQYARRS; this is translated from the coding sequence GTGAAATTAACAGAACATCAAGTAAATTTTTTCAATACGTTTGGCTATCTCGCAATACCGGGCATGTTTTCACCGAGCGAGATGGAATGGATCATCGAGGAATTTGAAATATCGATTCAGGAATTCGGCGGTGGTAAAGACCACAATGGTACGAGCCGCACGATGTTCGGGGGTCCGATTGAGCATCGCCCTCGACTCTGTACCCTGCTCGATGATGAACGAGTTAACGGACTCATCGGTGGCGTACTCGGTGAAGATTTCAACTACGCCGGTGGCGACGGAAACTATTACACTGGCGATACGGGTTGGCATCCCGACGGCGGTTGGGGACGACTCTTCGCCTGTAAGGTGGCGTTTTACCTTGATCCGTTGACGAAAGACACTGGATGCCTACGCATCATTCCGGGTAGCCAAAACCCTGCGCACTTCGTCAGAGCCGGAAAGATTGATCCGAATCAATCAGAGGCACTTTACGGCATCCCATCGCGCGACTTCCCAACCAGCATTGCGTTGGAAAGCACGCCCGGTGATGTCGTAATTTTCAATCATGATACGTATCACGCGGCATTTGGCGGTGGCACCCGGCGACGGATGTTCACAATGAATTGCACACAGCATTGCACAACCGAACCGGATTTAGAGACACTACATCAGTACCTGAGCGTCCATTCCGCAGGCGGATATAAGATTGAGACAGGCGCGGGGATGTATTTCCCGACGATGGTTGATACTGCCGATGCGAAACGGCAAATCCATCTTCAGCAATGCGGTGACATTCACGATGAAATGTTTCCACAATACGCTCGGCGTTCTTAG
- the sppA gene encoding signal peptide peptidase SppA, whose translation MVPPSFNKHLGHISKNIISAAFIYGMSTLCAIAMPPKARTHLPSSSIAMSDDALATFFNPSGLGAGRGLNLYYLRTYQSDWAGDDAFFLAVPGAGFGMEFVTADADTDFTRYTFSGGYHLGSSLYWGTSYSWMNSDDQDYDRFRSLSMGLMYRRQYISIGATARDLNRPKLLGEKLGRSYAVGLALRPGTWRTTLSIDLQKTQGIEGIELHYGLEVRPIREVILRGSINSDRSFDVRFGINIRNWGFGTGNTFDSNREAQFGVGYFHFSNAPKTKPVPRRRIFLDLSMRYLKQVLPIAKWDEDVAGILIRINGSDYGMAQLQEMSDAILDFRESGRVVLCYLSNCSTGDYIVAATCDGILIHPSAEVRLIGLRTERSFYKGGLDMLGIRADLEHIGKYKSASESFTRKEMSEVHREIQNIILDDLYEQLVDAIAEGRGWTHENVKKRINDGPYTARRAFSTELVDRMVYEDELLDVVAELTDSRTDLVSLNEYARNELYAQDWKAPQPKVAIIEAKGLMLTGDSFVDPLLGTEVMGSDTISNAVREVKEDDSIKAVVLRIDSGGGLVVAADTIWRELVRLKEVKPLVVSMGDVAASGGYYIAAPADAIVAEPGTITGSIGVVGGKYSFKGFYEKLGINKEILKRGEHADFYSDYGDYPPAEQAIVRKQIKEIYDDFVEKVALGRTDLTVEDVDRLAQGRIWSGRQAKENGLVDELGGLSLALAIARERAGLEKKSIEIVEFPKKTWLSQLFNNIRFPLTPLLRGNSENKSRENERVGTESRLQFIARYSGLSTTARLLNAIRKHRLFLLMPYHISVGN comes from the coding sequence ATGGTTCCACCTTCATTTAACAAGCACTTAGGGCATATCAGCAAAAACATTATCTCGGCGGCATTCATCTATGGGATGAGCACGCTTTGTGCTATCGCTATGCCACCAAAGGCACGCACCCACTTGCCTTCAAGCTCCATTGCCATGAGCGACGATGCCTTAGCCACCTTCTTTAACCCGTCCGGCCTCGGTGCGGGGCGCGGCTTAAACCTATACTACCTCCGAACATATCAGAGTGATTGGGCAGGCGATGATGCTTTCTTCCTCGCTGTTCCCGGTGCAGGCTTTGGTATGGAATTCGTTACTGCCGATGCAGATACCGACTTCACACGCTATACATTCTCCGGTGGATACCATTTGGGAAGTTCACTCTACTGGGGCACCAGTTACAGTTGGATGAATTCCGACGATCAAGACTACGACAGATTTCGTTCACTCTCCATGGGCTTGATGTACCGGAGGCAATACATTTCAATCGGAGCAACGGCGCGCGATCTCAATCGTCCCAAATTGCTTGGTGAAAAACTCGGCAGAAGTTACGCTGTGGGGTTGGCACTTCGCCCGGGAACATGGCGGACAACGCTTTCCATTGATCTACAGAAAACCCAAGGCATTGAAGGCATAGAACTCCACTATGGGTTAGAGGTTCGCCCTATTCGCGAAGTTATACTCCGTGGGAGCATAAACAGTGATCGGAGTTTCGATGTCCGCTTCGGTATTAACATTAGGAACTGGGGATTCGGCACAGGCAACACCTTCGACAGCAATCGAGAAGCGCAATTCGGTGTTGGCTATTTTCATTTTTCCAACGCGCCCAAAACCAAGCCAGTGCCTCGCCGACGTATATTCCTCGACTTGTCAATGCGTTACCTGAAACAGGTCCTTCCGATCGCAAAATGGGACGAAGATGTCGCTGGCATTCTCATCCGTATCAACGGGAGTGATTACGGTATGGCGCAACTCCAAGAGATGTCAGATGCCATTTTGGACTTCAGAGAATCGGGGCGCGTCGTTCTCTGCTATCTCTCCAACTGTTCCACCGGCGACTACATCGTCGCAGCTACATGCGATGGTATCCTAATCCATCCGTCCGCTGAAGTCCGGTTAATCGGCTTACGCACAGAACGTTCCTTCTACAAAGGCGGATTAGACATGCTCGGTATTCGGGCGGATCTTGAACATATCGGCAAGTATAAATCCGCATCAGAGTCATTCACACGGAAGGAGATGTCCGAAGTACACCGCGAGATCCAGAACATTATTCTCGACGACCTTTACGAACAACTTGTAGATGCAATTGCAGAAGGAAGAGGATGGACACACGAAAACGTCAAGAAACGCATCAACGATGGACCTTACACTGCGCGTCGCGCCTTCAGCACTGAACTCGTTGACCGGATGGTCTATGAAGATGAGTTGTTAGATGTCGTAGCCGAACTCACCGATTCCAGAACCGATTTAGTTTCGCTCAACGAATACGCAAGAAACGAACTCTATGCGCAAGATTGGAAAGCCCCACAACCGAAGGTCGCCATCATTGAGGCGAAAGGGCTGATGCTGACAGGCGATAGTTTTGTGGACCCGCTTCTTGGGACAGAAGTGATGGGATCGGATACAATCTCAAATGCGGTCAGGGAGGTAAAGGAAGACGACTCTATAAAAGCAGTTGTTCTGCGGATTGACAGCGGTGGCGGGCTTGTTGTTGCTGCTGACACTATATGGCGTGAATTAGTGCGGCTTAAAGAAGTCAAACCCCTTGTCGTGTCAATGGGTGACGTGGCGGCATCAGGCGGTTACTATATCGCAGCCCCCGCAGATGCGATCGTCGCTGAACCGGGAACGATTACGGGGTCCATCGGCGTTGTTGGTGGTAAGTATAGTTTCAAAGGATTCTATGAAAAACTCGGTATCAATAAAGAGATCCTCAAACGGGGTGAACATGCTGATTTTTATTCAGATTACGGAGACTATCCGCCGGCAGAACAAGCAATTGTACGGAAACAGATTAAAGAGATTTATGACGATTTCGTTGAAAAGGTGGCACTTGGACGAACCGATTTGACAGTGGAAGATGTCGATAGACTTGCACAGGGACGCATCTGGTCAGGGAGACAAGCGAAAGAAAATGGACTCGTAGACGAGTTAGGCGGTTTAAGCCTCGCGCTCGCCATCGCACGAGAACGCGCAGGATTGGAAAAAAAATCGATTGAGATCGTCGAGTTTCCTAAAAAGACATGGTTGTCACAACTCTTCAACAATATCAGGTTTCCACTCACACCGCTACTTCGCGGTAACTCTGAAAACAAAAGCAGGGAAAACGAGCGTGTGGGAACGGAATCTCGCTTACAGTTCATTGCACGGTATAGTGGCTTGAGCACCACTGCAAGACTCCTAAACGCAATCAGAAAACATAGGCTCTTTCTTCTCATGCCTTATCATATAAGTGTAGGGAATTAG
- a CDS encoding protein-L-isoaspartate(D-aspartate) O-methyltransferase, which yields MLFAKNYTTQRRKMVQNQIKARGINNPEVLAVMRKVERHLFVKPEHLNVAYQDGALPIDCDQTISQPYIVALMTDLLELTPTSKVLEIGTGCGYQTAILAELAREVYSIEIISGLAKSAKARLEALNYQNIHFKKGNGYYGWQEHAPYDAMLIAAAPVDVPERLIQQLEPGGRMVIPVGSSDQNLLLIRKGLQTDENSAPSLEITEIIPVRFVPMTGELN from the coding sequence ATGCTATTCGCCAAGAACTACACAACACAGCGGCGTAAAATGGTGCAAAACCAAATCAAAGCGCGTGGCATCAACAACCCTGAAGTGCTTGCTGTTATGCGGAAGGTAGAGCGACATCTGTTCGTAAAACCCGAACACCTCAATGTGGCGTATCAGGATGGCGCACTACCGATCGATTGCGACCAAACAATCTCGCAACCGTATATCGTTGCCCTGATGACAGACTTGCTGGAACTCACCCCAACTTCAAAAGTTCTTGAGATTGGAACAGGCTGCGGTTATCAAACAGCGATATTAGCAGAACTTGCGAGGGAGGTCTATTCTATTGAGATTATATCGGGGCTTGCTAAAAGCGCGAAAGCACGGTTGGAGGCACTCAATTATCAAAACATTCATTTCAAGAAGGGGAACGGATATTACGGCTGGCAAGAACACGCGCCTTATGATGCCATGCTCATCGCTGCCGCACCTGTGGACGTACCCGAACGGCTCATTCAGCAACTGGAACCGGGGGGCAGGATGGTGATTCCCGTCGGTAGTTCTGACCAAAACCTCCTTTTAATCCGGAAAGGACTCCAAACTGATGAGAATTCAGCACCATCTCTCGAAATCACCGAGATTATCCCAGTTCGTTTTGTCCCTATGACAGGTGAGCTGAATTAA
- a CDS encoding PorV/PorQ family protein, with protein sequence MKRISHLILLVVMLSPTAAFAMFNDIGVGARPLGLGGAFVALADDSNAANYNAAGLGYISEIHLGVTHAQRFNGLITYNNISGVIPFGRAGSIGASLGVLGEDSEIYREQTVRVSYGNALFKQLAIGANLKLFGTSFDETNEFVVENPYFVQTSSSAVSLDIGVIAKPFQSLSLGASVENLLPADMSISDANTDSVPLNIRAGLAYRLESIAAMSAQGAAVSTLLKGSLVTLEVASRNSEIYIRTGAEVWLNKSIAVRGGYGIKNGSNSATTLNFGGSVKLPISSTKLQLDYGLQLLSGNFQDNTTQRFSLNLLF encoded by the coding sequence TTGAAACGCATATCCCATCTAATTCTACTCGTCGTGATGCTTTCACCGACTGCCGCTTTCGCTATGTTTAACGATATTGGTGTCGGAGCGAGACCGCTCGGTTTAGGTGGTGCATTCGTCGCGCTCGCCGATGATAGCAACGCGGCGAATTACAACGCCGCAGGGTTAGGTTATATCAGTGAGATCCATCTCGGTGTTACACACGCGCAACGCTTTAACGGACTCATCACCTACAATAATATCAGCGGAGTTATCCCCTTCGGGAGAGCAGGTTCGATCGGAGCAAGCCTTGGTGTTTTGGGAGAAGATTCCGAAATCTATCGTGAACAGACGGTGCGCGTCTCCTACGGAAACGCCCTCTTCAAGCAATTGGCGATCGGGGCAAATCTGAAACTTTTCGGGACCTCTTTTGACGAAACGAACGAATTTGTCGTCGAGAATCCATATTTCGTTCAAACTTCCAGCTCAGCGGTTTCGCTTGATATAGGCGTTATTGCGAAGCCGTTCCAAAGTCTGAGTCTCGGTGCATCGGTAGAGAATTTGCTTCCCGCAGATATGAGCATCTCTGATGCCAATACCGATTCGGTGCCACTGAACATCCGGGCAGGTTTAGCGTACAGACTCGAATCTATTGCGGCGATGAGTGCGCAGGGTGCAGCAGTCAGCACCTTGCTGAAAGGCAGTCTGGTGACCCTTGAGGTTGCATCACGCAATAGTGAAATCTACATCCGCACAGGAGCAGAAGTCTGGTTGAATAAATCCATTGCTGTTCGTGGTGGTTATGGCATAAAAAACGGTAGCAACTCTGCTACAACCCTCAACTTTGGCGGTAGTGTCAAACTCCCCATTAGTAGTACCAAACTCCAGCTTGACTACGGACTTCAGCTACTGAGTGGAAACTTTCAAGACAATACAACACAGCGGTTCTCCCTCAATCTGCTATTCTAA
- a CDS encoding YCF48-related protein translates to MNRLASRPRLGTTLLAMVGILAIVLPVAGNWSILQERDPEVRDYMSIAFTSKNVGWVVGAASFEDFENPGFIGYTMDGGKTWQKSEIKIANDLAEVYFLDAEHGWAVGANGTIATTANGRDWELQTSKVGNGLKGIYFVNKEVGYAVGESDTILSTKNGGNTWKVLQGGQLGAVGDDDANMYSAIQFLDEETGWIAGVRVSPTTQSQFALIQKTTDGGQNWVTQATGKEDILEDIFFLDASMGWAVGENGVILHTNDGGETWKEQASGTQETLRSVGFADEKNGWAVGGDFGVGAILHTSDGGKTWELKDSKEKIVKVFVLDGQNVWVASSTGAIMQAQ, encoded by the coding sequence ATGAACAGACTTGCGTCACGCCCACGATTGGGGACAACGCTACTTGCGATGGTCGGCATCTTGGCAATCGTTTTACCGGTGGCAGGAAATTGGAGTATTTTACAGGAACGCGATCCAGAGGTTAGGGATTACATGTCCATTGCTTTCACAAGCAAGAATGTCGGCTGGGTAGTCGGTGCTGCATCGTTTGAAGATTTTGAAAATCCTGGCTTTATCGGTTATACCATGGATGGCGGAAAGACGTGGCAAAAATCGGAAATTAAAATCGCCAATGATTTAGCCGAAGTCTATTTCTTGGATGCTGAACACGGGTGGGCAGTCGGTGCAAACGGCACAATCGCCACCACCGCTAACGGTAGAGACTGGGAGTTACAAACAAGCAAAGTCGGTAACGGACTCAAGGGCATCTACTTTGTTAACAAAGAGGTCGGGTACGCCGTTGGAGAGAGTGACACCATTCTTTCTACAAAAAATGGTGGAAATACATGGAAAGTACTCCAAGGTGGTCAACTCGGTGCCGTTGGTGATGACGACGCGAATATGTACAGCGCAATTCAATTTCTTGACGAAGAAACCGGATGGATTGCCGGTGTCCGCGTTAGCCCCACGACACAAAGCCAATTTGCCTTGATTCAGAAAACAACGGATGGTGGACAGAACTGGGTCACACAAGCAACTGGTAAGGAAGATATTCTTGAAGATATCTTTTTCCTTGATGCATCAATGGGATGGGCAGTCGGTGAAAACGGCGTAATTCTTCACACCAATGATGGCGGCGAGACATGGAAAGAGCAAGCCAGTGGCACGCAAGAAACACTACGCAGCGTCGGATTCGCAGATGAGAAGAACGGATGGGCAGTCGGTGGTGACTTTGGCGTTGGTGCCATTCTACACACCAGCGATGGCGGTAAAACTTGGGAACTCAAAGATTCCAAGGAAAAAATAGTCAAAGTTTTTGTGCTTGATGGACAAAATGTGTGGGTAGCCAGTTCCACTGGTGCTATCATGCAGGCACAATAG
- a CDS encoding pyridoxal phosphate-dependent aminotransferase: MSRLGTESAFEVLAKAKQLEAQGKDIIHLEIGQPDFPTPMNIIEAAYKAMKDGHTGYCPSAGVPEFREVVAQHITETRGVTIHPDEVTVTPGAKPIIFFTILALIDDGDEVIYPEPGFPVYESVIDFIGGKAVPLHLREEVDFRFRLEDLEAAISDRTKLLILNSPQNPTGGTLTIEDLEAIAELAQKHNFYVLTDEVYSRILYEGQHHSVLSLPGMKERTILIEGHSKTYAMTGWRLGYGIAPQAIADKITQLTINSNSCTATFTQLAGIEALTGQQASVTEMVSEFQKRRDAIVDGLNAIEGISCIKPLGAFYVFPNVTQLPLSCEALADYLMEAADVALLPGTSFGKYGDGYLRLSYANSLENIQEALNRMETAISKL; this comes from the coding sequence ATGAGCCGATTGGGAACAGAGTCCGCATTTGAGGTGCTCGCCAAAGCAAAACAGTTGGAAGCACAAGGCAAAGACATCATCCATCTGGAGATAGGACAGCCGGATTTCCCAACACCGATGAACATCATTGAGGCAGCATATAAAGCAATGAAGGACGGACACACTGGCTACTGTCCATCCGCAGGCGTGCCGGAATTCCGCGAGGTCGTCGCGCAACACATAACAGAAACACGCGGTGTTACCATCCATCCAGATGAAGTCACGGTGACTCCCGGAGCGAAACCGATTATCTTTTTCACGATCTTGGCACTCATTGATGATGGCGACGAAGTCATTTATCCCGAACCCGGTTTCCCTGTCTACGAATCCGTTATCGACTTCATCGGCGGAAAAGCAGTGCCACTGCACCTTCGCGAGGAAGTGGATTTCCGGTTCCGCCTTGAAGATCTTGAGGCGGCAATCTCTGACCGAACGAAACTCCTAATTCTCAACTCACCCCAGAACCCTACAGGCGGCACGCTAACTATTGAAGACCTTGAAGCAATAGCAGAACTCGCACAGAAACACAATTTCTATGTGTTGACAGACGAAGTCTATTCACGTATTCTCTATGAAGGTCAACACCACAGCGTCCTCAGCCTGCCTGGTATGAAGGAACGAACAATTCTGATTGAAGGGCATTCCAAAACCTACGCAATGACCGGATGGCGGTTGGGCTACGGTATCGCTCCGCAAGCAATCGCGGACAAGATTACGCAGTTAACTATTAACTCCAATTCCTGTACCGCCACTTTTACACAACTCGCTGGGATAGAAGCATTGACAGGACAGCAAGCCTCTGTTACAGAAATGGTTTCGGAATTCCAGAAACGACGTGATGCAATTGTGGATGGACTGAACGCGATTGAGGGCATCAGTTGTATCAAACCGCTCGGTGCCTTCTATGTGTTCCCGAATGTTACACAACTGCCGCTTTCGTGTGAAGCCCTCGCTGACTATCTGATGGAGGCGGCAGATGTCGCCCTACTGCCTGGTACCTCTTTCGGCAAATACGGCGATGGTTATCTCCGTCTCTCATACGCCAATTCGTTAGAAAACATCCAAGAGGCATTAAATAGAATGGAAACTGCAATCTCGAAATTGTAG
- the thrB gene encoding homoserine kinase — protein MLPTFNQKATARIPASTTNLGPGFDVLGLALQLYSTVTLERSETNTEVIVSGVDADKIPSTPEHIAFQAVELVFNRSGTERPKGFKLQIENGIPAIRGLGGSGTAILGGLLTANALCDTPFSDTELLNFATELEGHPDNVAASLYGGLVVSAQENAQVHTVRLECPPILSIVLAIPDFPLSTEQARGVLPTSVGFADAIYNTSRSTLLIASIATKQFEMLRVAMKDRLHQPYRTSLIPGFDDVAEAATTAGALSVALSGAGPTVAAYCLEHTEQIAEKMKAAFKKNQIASDIKILKPDACGASVHVEGN, from the coding sequence ATGCTTCCTACTTTTAACCAAAAAGCTACGGCACGGATCCCCGCAAGCACAACGAACCTAGGACCTGGGTTCGACGTCTTAGGGCTTGCTCTTCAACTCTATAGCACAGTTACGCTCGAACGCTCTGAAACCAATACTGAAGTTATTGTGAGTGGTGTAGATGCGGACAAAATACCGAGTACGCCAGAGCATATAGCATTCCAAGCGGTAGAACTTGTTTTTAATCGAAGTGGGACGGAACGTCCAAAAGGCTTCAAATTGCAGATAGAAAATGGAATACCCGCCATCCGCGGACTCGGTGGTAGTGGAACAGCGATCCTCGGTGGATTGCTAACTGCAAACGCGCTCTGCGACACTCCATTCTCTGACACAGAACTCCTCAATTTTGCGACCGAACTCGAAGGGCACCCAGACAACGTCGCTGCCTCATTGTACGGTGGACTCGTCGTCTCAGCACAAGAGAACGCTCAAGTACATACCGTTCGGTTAGAATGTCCACCCATCCTTTCGATTGTGCTTGCAATTCCCGATTTCCCACTGTCAACAGAACAAGCGCGCGGTGTGTTACCGACATCGGTAGGTTTCGCTGATGCAATCTACAACACAAGCCGAAGTACGCTGCTAATTGCCAGCATCGCCACGAAGCAATTTGAGATGTTACGTGTCGCGATGAAAGACAGGCTGCATCAACCTTACCGGACTTCGTTGATTCCAGGATTTGATGATGTCGCAGAAGCTGCGACCACTGCTGGTGCGCTTAGCGTCGCATTGAGCGGGGCGGGCCCGACCGTTGCAGCCTATTGTTTAGAACATACAGAACAGATCGCTGAAAAAATGAAGGCTGCCTTCAAAAAGAATCAAATCGCATCCGACATTAAAATTTTAAAGCCGGATGCTTGCGGCGCGAGTGTACACGTTGAGGGCAATTGA